The Bacteroidota bacterium genome includes the window TTGCAAATAGCGTTAAGAACCTGAATATGCCCTATGTTACCGAGCGTTGGCCCGGTGGGATGTTAACCAACTTTGCAACCATTCGCAAAGCGGTTAAAAAGATGTCATCTATCGATAAAATGACTACTGATGGTACTTTCGACAATATTTCTAAAAAAGAAAAATTGCAAATTACACGTGAGCGCGCTAAACTGGAAAAAAACTTGGGAAGTATTGCTGACTTAACCCGTTTGCCAGCTGCTTTGTTTATTGTTGATATTTTTAAGGAGCATATTGCCGTTGCAGAAGCAAAAAGATTAAACATTCCAACTTTCGGAATTGTAGATACTAACTCTGATCCTAATTTAGTTGATTACGCAATTCCTGCAAATGACGATGCAACCAAATCAATCCAATTGATTTTGGATGTTATTGCAAAAGCAGTTGAAGAAGGTTTATCGGAGCGTAAAGTTGATAAAGATAAGGATGATGAAGATGCTACAAAAGAAGAAGGAGAATTGGTAGCAGAAAATAGCGATGGTGGACGTTCAAGAAGAGGTCGTGGAGAAGATGGGGAAGAAAAAAGAACAGGAAAGCGCCCAAGAGCTAAAGCTTAATCAAACAAACTATTTAATAATTAGAAGTTTAATACAAAACAAACTATAAACATGTCAGTTATAACTATAACGGCTGCGGATGTTAACAAATTGAGAACTCAAACCGGAGCCGGAATGATGGATTGCAAAAAAGCCCTTATGGAAGCAGAAGGCGATTTTGAAAAAGCAGTTGATTATTTAAGAAAGAAAGGTCAAAAGGTTGCAGCTAATCGTGGTGATCGTGATGCAAAAGAAGGCTGTGTGTTGGCAAAAGTTACACCAGATGCTAAAAGAGGTGTAGTTGTAACCCTTAGCTGTGAAACAGATTTCGTTGCAATAAACGAAGATTTCGTTGGATTTACTACCAGCTTGTTAAACTTGGCTATTGATAAAAATCCAGCTACTAGCGAAGCATTTTTAGCATTGCCATATGAGAACCTAACAGTTGCTGAAAAAATCACTGAATACGTAGGTAAAATTGGTGAAAAAATTGAATTATCACGCTACGAAGTAGTATCTGCTGAGAAGGTAGTTGCTTATATTCACCCAGGTAACAAATTAGCTACGCTTGTTGGATTTAACAAGTCAATTGCTGATGAACAAGTAGGTAAAGATGTTGCTATGCAAATTGCAGCTATGTCACCTGTTGCTGTTGATAAGGGAGATGTTGATCCTTCAATGTTAGAAAGAGAAGTTGAAATTGCTAAAGAGCAATTGCGCAATGAAGGTAAACCTGAAGACAAAATTGAAATGATTGCAAAAGGTAAAATTGAAAAGTTTTACAAAGAATCAACCTTATTGAATCAGGAATTCATAAAAGATGGCAAAAAAACAGTTTCGCAATATTTAAATGATGCGGAAAAGGGCTTAACAGTTACCGCCTTTAAGCGTGTAGCATTAAGTTAATTCGTTAAAAATTGAATCCCGACTTTTAAGTCGGGATTTTTTTTGCGCTAGAGTTTCGATTGTTCCTAGCCTTAACGGGTTAGATTAGTTGATTTGCAGAATAGAGCTTGAATTTTGACGGTAGACGAATACAAGGTTGAAAGAACAAATCCAGTAGTTACAAGACCAATAAATTAAAATTTGAACTATGAAATATAAACGCGTTTTATTGAAATTGAGTGGAGAAGCTTTAATGGGTGAGAAACAATTCGGAATTGATCCTGCTCGATTAGGTCAATATGCCAGCGATATTAAATCCATTGTTGAATTGGGAGCTGAAGTGGCAATTGTAATTGGTGGCGGAAATATTTTTAGAGGTATTCAAGCCGAAAAGGGTGGAATGGACCGAGTTCAAGGCGATTACATGGGAATGCTTGCCACAGTTATTAATAGCATGGCTTTGCAAAGCGCGCTTGAACGATTAAATGTAAATACCCGATTGATGTCGGCAATTAAAATGGAACAAATTTGTGAACCGTTTATCCGCAGAAGGGCTGTTCGGCATTTGGAAAAAGGAAGAGTAGTAATTTTTGGAGCAGGAACAGGAAATCCATATTTTACAACAGACACAGCTGCTTCGTTACGCGCAATTGAAATAGAAGCAAACGTAATTTTAAAAGGAACACGTGTAGATGGAATTTATACTGCCGATCCTGAAAAAGATAAGTCAGCAACAAAATACGACACTATTTCATTTAATGAAGTGTATGAAAAAGGCTTGAACGTTATGGACATGACAGCCTTTACTTTGTGCAATGAAAACAAACTACCAATCGTGGTTTTTGATATGAATACTGGCGGTAATTTGAAGCAATTGATGCTTGGAAATAAAATTGGAACCTTGGTTGAATTCTAAATTAAAATTGGTAAAAAAAGGGGAAAAAGTATAACTTTTTCCCCTTTTTTTATTGCTAATAGGTGATTAGTAGCGATACATCTCTTGTTTGAAAGGACCTTCTACTGATACTCCAATATACTTAGCTTGATCAGGACTTAATACATCCAATTCAACTCCAATTTTTGAAAGGTGTAAGCGGGCAACCTTTTCATCTAAATGCTTAGGTAACGTATACACTTTGTTTTCGTAATTTTTGCTGTTTTGCCAAAGTTCTAGTTGTGCTAGCGTTTGGTTTGTAAATGAATTACTCATTACAAAAGATGGATGACCGGTTGCACAACCTAAGTTTACCAATCTACCTTCAGCCAAAACTAAAATGTGTTTCCCATCAACAGTATATAAGTCAACCTGAGGTTTAATTTCATTTTTACTGCTACCATAATTTTTATTGAGCCAAGCCATATCAATTTCATTGTCGAAGTGACCAATGTTGCAAACAATAGCCTTGTCTTTCATAGCTTTAAAATGACGGTCAACAATAATGTTTTTATTACCGGTAGCAGTAACAATAATGTCTGCTTCTTTCACTGCCGTATCCATTTTTTTCACTTCGTATCCTTCCATTGCAGCTTGTAGAGCACAAATTGGATCGATTTCAGTAACGATTACTCGAACACCAGCATTTTTTAGAGAGTCTGCAGAACCTTTTCCAACATCTCCAAAACCGGCAACTACAGCAACTTTTCCGGCCATCATAATATCGGTAGCACGGCGAATTGCATCAACCAATGATTCACGGCAACCGTATTTGTTATCAAATTTTGATTTTGTTACAGAGTCATTAATATTGATAGCTGGAATTGGCAAAGTACCATTTGCAACACGCTCGTGTAAACGATGAACACCGGTAGTTGTTTCTTCGGATAATCCTTTAATTCCTTTAACTAATTCCGGATAACGATCAAACACCATGTTTGTTAAATCGCCACCATCATCTAAAATCATGTTTAATGGTTTTCCACCTTCAAAAGCATGCAAGGTTTGTTCAATACACCAATCAAACTCAGTTTCATTCATACCTTTCCAAGCAAAAACCGGAGTACCTGCAGCAGCAATAGCAGCAGCAGCTTGATCCTGGGTTGAAAAAATATTGCAAGACGACCAGCTTACTTCAGCTCCTAATACTTGCAAAGTTTCGATTAGAACAGCGGTTTGTATTGTCATGTGAAGGCAACCAGCAATGCGGGCTCCTTTTAATGGTTTACTAGCACCAAATTCTTCTCTCAGGCTCATTAAGCCCGGCATTTCTGCTTCGGCCAACATAATTTCCTTACGTCCCCATGCAGCAAGAGAAATGTCTTTTACTTTAAATTTCTCTGTTTTATTCATTGTTAAATTTTCCATGTTGATTTTTTTTGTTTTACCTAATCCAGTAACAATCTTTGTTGTGTATTGTTTTAAGATTGCTCGAAAAAGGGACGCAAATTTAAGCAATAGCTATGAGAGATACAATTTTTTAGGCTGCGAATTCTATAGATTCGAAATAGTTATAAAACCACTTCAATGGTAACCTTGGTTCCTTTACCAACAGTGCTTTCAATGAACAATTTGCCTTCAATAAGTTCAAGTAATTCGGTAATTATTAAATAACCCAGTCCGTTTCCATTTTCGCCCGATGAAATATTTATCGAGACCTGCGCTTCTTTTTTCAGGGTTTTTTTAACCCTATTTAGCAGTTCTTCATTCATACCATATCCTGAATCTTCAATAGAAATATAATAAGTAGAAGCGATTTGATGTGCCGAAATCTGTATACGTCCCTGATGTGTAAACTTTACTGAATTAGAAACCAGATTGTGCAAAATAATAGAGATAATGTTTTTGTCGGTTTTAATTACATCATCAAATGATACTAAATTGATAATTTCGGTTCCCTTACTTGCAGCTATTTCGCTAAACATTTCGGTAATTTCTTCAGCTAAAACTCCAATTGCTACATTGGTTTTATGAACAACAATGCGTTTGTTTTGATGCTTTATCCAGTTTAAAATATTTTGAGCATTGTCATAAAGCCTTTCAGAAGTGTTTTTAATATCGCTTAAAGCACTTTGTATTTTTTCCTTTTCAAGCAAGGTAGTTTTATCGGCTCCTTTACTTGCTACCATTTTAATGAAGCGCAAAGGAGTTAATATATCGTGTGAGATGATGGAAATAAGTTTATCTTTTTCGGATACAGAATTTTGTAGTTCTTTGTTTGCAACAGTCAATTCAAAAGTACGTTGCTTTACATTTTCTTCAAGCAAGGTATTTCTATTCTTGATATTTTTGGCGTAAATTCTTGCAATCACAATAATTAAAAATATTACTCCCGAAATACAGAGCAAAATAAACCACCAAGTTTCAAAATACTTTTTTTCAATATGTATCGGGATTTCTATGGTGACAAATGTTGGTTGAAGCAAACGGCTTCTTTTGCGAAGTTGAAGCACATACTCACCGGAAGGTAAGTTTGAAAAATAAATACTACGCTGCAATCCCGGCAGTGCTATCCAATCTTTCGAATAACCAATTAGCTTGTATTCTAAAAATAAATTCTCAGTATTTCCCCAATAAGGCGTGGTGAAATCAATTTGTAAATTCGCAACGTTGGCCGGAGTTGTTATAGATGTGGGGCTTACGACCGGTTTACCATCGAGGTAAGCTGCGTCAATGTAAATGGGCGATTCGGTTATAAATTCGCCAATGTTATTAGGTTTAAACCAAACCAATCCGTCCATCGTTGGGAGCGACAAATAGCCATTTTTCAAATATAAAAAGGAAGGGTTCGCACCGCCATTAAACTCAGTACAATGAATTCCATTTTCTTCTCCAAAATATTCATAAACGAGATGATGTGTTGTGTCGTTGAA containing:
- a CDS encoding adenosylhomocysteinase, which encodes MNKTEKFKVKDISLAAWGRKEIMLAEAEMPGLMSLREEFGASKPLKGARIAGCLHMTIQTAVLIETLQVLGAEVSWSSCNIFSTQDQAAAAIAAAGTPVFAWKGMNETEFDWCIEQTLHAFEGGKPLNMILDDGGDLTNMVFDRYPELVKGIKGLSEETTTGVHRLHERVANGTLPIPAININDSVTKSKFDNKYGCRESLVDAIRRATDIMMAGKVAVVAGFGDVGKGSADSLKNAGVRVIVTEIDPICALQAAMEGYEVKKMDTAVKEADIIVTATGNKNIIVDRHFKAMKDKAIVCNIGHFDNEIDMAWLNKNYGSSKNEIKPQVDLYTVDGKHILVLAEGRLVNLGCATGHPSFVMSNSFTNQTLAQLELWQNSKNYENKVYTLPKHLDEKVARLHLSKIGVELDVLSPDQAKYIGVSVEGPFKQEMYRY
- a CDS encoding elongation factor Ts, translating into MSVITITAADVNKLRTQTGAGMMDCKKALMEAEGDFEKAVDYLRKKGQKVAANRGDRDAKEGCVLAKVTPDAKRGVVVTLSCETDFVAINEDFVGFTTSLLNLAIDKNPATSEAFLALPYENLTVAEKITEYVGKIGEKIELSRYEVVSAEKVVAYIHPGNKLATLVGFNKSIADEQVGKDVAMQIAAMSPVAVDKGDVDPSMLEREVEIAKEQLRNEGKPEDKIEMIAKGKIEKFYKESTLLNQEFIKDGKKTVSQYLNDAEKGLTVTAFKRVALS
- a CDS encoding UMP kinase, translated to MKYKRVLLKLSGEALMGEKQFGIDPARLGQYASDIKSIVELGAEVAIVIGGGNIFRGIQAEKGGMDRVQGDYMGMLATVINSMALQSALERLNVNTRLMSAIKMEQICEPFIRRRAVRHLEKGRVVIFGAGTGNPYFTTDTAASLRAIEIEANVILKGTRVDGIYTADPEKDKSATKYDTISFNEVYEKGLNVMDMTAFTLCNENKLPIVVFDMNTGGNLKQLMLGNKIGTLVEF
- the rpsB gene encoding 30S ribosomal protein S2; this translates as MARTTHEALLEAGCHFGHLKRKWNPNMAPYIFMEKNGIHIIDLNKTMVKLDAASEALKQIAKSGKKILFVATKKQAKEVVANSVKNLNMPYVTERWPGGMLTNFATIRKAVKKMSSIDKMTTDGTFDNISKKEKLQITRERAKLEKNLGSIADLTRLPAALFIVDIFKEHIAVAEAKRLNIPTFGIVDTNSDPNLVDYAIPANDDATKSIQLILDVIAKAVEEGLSERKVDKDKDDEDATKEEGELVAENSDGGRSRRGRGEDGEEKRTGKRPRAKA